The sequence ATCGCGAGCGGCTATCCCTTCGTCCTCTGGGGCTCCGCCATGACCGCCTGGCTCAAGGAAGCCGGGCTCACGCGTTCCGCGATCGGCGTCTTCGGCACCGTGGCGGCCGTCTATTCACTGCACTTCCTCTGGTCGCCCCTGGTCGACCGGGTTCGCATCCCGCTCCTCGGCCGGCTGGGGCAGCGCCGCGGCTGGATCTTGGCCATGCAGATCCCGCTCGCGCTCTGCACCCTGGCCCTCTCGTTCTTCGATCCCGCGCAGAGCGTTCGCTCGGTGGGTCTCCTCGCGCTCGCCATCGCGTTCTTCTCGGCCACGCAGGACGTGGCGATCGATGCCTATCGCGTCGAGATCATCCCGCGCGAGGAGACCGCGAAGATCGCGCACGCGTCCGCCTTCACCACCGCGGGCTGGTGGGCGGGATACGGCATCCTGGGCGCCGTGCCCTTCCTCCTGGCGGATCGTCCCGGCTGGACCTGGAACCGCATCTACGTCCTGCTGGCGGCCGCATGGCTGCCGCTCATGGCGGCGGTCTTCGCGGTGCGGGAGAGTGGGCAGCGACGCGACCGATTCGACGAGGCGGAGCGGAGCTACGAGAAGGCGCTGGCGCGCTACGCGGCTCCGGGGCGCTGGGCCCGATTCACCGCTTGGCTCAGCGTGACGCTGCTGGAGCCGCTGCGTGAGTTCTTCGCGCGCACCGGCGCACGGCTCGGCATCGGCGTGTTCCTCTTTCTGCTCCTGTTCAAGCTGGGGGAAGCGTTCCTCGGCCGGATGGCGATCGTGTTCTACAAGGAGGTCGGGTACACGGACGCGCAGATCGGAACCTTCTCGAAGTTCGGAACGGGCCTGGTCACGATCGCTTTCTCGATGCTGGGCGGCCTCCTGAACGCGCGAATCGGACTGATTCGCGGGCTGTACGTCGGAGGACTGGCGATGGCCTCATCGAATCTCATGTTCTCCTGGATCGCCCTCGACGCCGCGCGGGTCGGGCATCCCAGCACGGGGCTGCTCGCGGCGGCGATCGCGGTGGATGGCTTCACGTCGGCCATGTCCACGGTGGCCTTCGTGGCCTTCATCTCCTATCTGACCAGCCACACCTACACGGCCACCCAGTACGCGCTGCTGGCGGCCCTCGGCACGCTGGGACGAACCGTGGTCTCCGGGGCAAGCGGGTTCGTCGTGGACGCCCTCCATGGAAACTGGTCGCTCTTCTTCGTGATCACGGCTGTGATGGTGCTACCGAGCCTGGTGCTGCTGCTGTACGTGGCAAGGCTGCTCCGGGAGCGGGCGCTTCACTGGAGCTAGAGCTCGTGACCGGCAGATCCCGGGTGTTCGATCGGCTTGGCCGATTCCAGATTCGGCGTTACCGCTCCGGATACTCCTCGGAGCCCTGGACCCAGATGAAGGATTGAAGATCGATCATGTCGCGCGGCTTGAGATCCCGCACGTCGCGCCGCACGGTCTCGGCGAACTCCAAGAGAGAGGCATAGACGGGCCAGGAGGGGCGCGACTCGTAACGGAAGGGAAAGCCGTAGCGCTCGGCGGCGAGGCGCGTGACGTTCGGCTTCAGGAAGATGTGCGTGTCGGGATCGGCGAGGAAGCCGAACACCGTCACGATCGGCCAGGTGAGAACGCGCGTCTGCCTGCGCGGCAGGGCGGCGACCACGTCGCGCCACCGCTCGAAACGCCGCTCCAGGGTCCCGCGCCCGTGCAGGAACTCGTACAGCCACTCCGCGAAGGCCCGGGCGCCGGCCCCGGGCTTCACCGCATCGCGCAGCGCCATCTTCTCGAACGAGAACAACAGATTCGTCCGCGACTCGATGGCCACCGCGCGGGCGGCCACCTCGTGGAAGGAGCCCTGCCGCATCAGCCCTCGCCAGACGGCGGGGGAGAGGAGCTCCGTCCAGCGCTGGTGCGCCTCCCACTTGTAGTTCCGCTCCCACTCGAGATAAGTCTCGTCCCGGAACCCTCCCGGAAACGCCCGCAGGAACTTGCGGCGGCGTGCCGCGACCCGTGGCGCGCGGGAGGCGGCGTCTCTGGGGCGGGCGGTACGATCGATGTGTGAAATGGCCATGATCCACTCCTTTCTGCGGAGTGGACCCAGCAAAGCCCGGGCCGGTTGGCCCGGCAAATCACACCACCTGGAAGATCTCGCGCTTGCCGGTGACGTACATGTCGGTGTAGCCCTTCATCTTTTCCCGCAGATCCGTGCGCTCCTCGTACTCCTTCACGCGCGTCGCGAGAGCCGCCAGGTCCTCGACCTCGGTCTCCATGACCACCGTGTTGAACGCCCCCACGGCGTCGGTCATGATCCGGGTCTTCCACTTGGGCTGCGCGGCCATGACATCCTTCATCTGTTTGGCCAGCTTCGAAGCCATTCCCGGCTTCGCGACGAACGACTCGCGCACGATGAGCATGGTCGATCTCCTGACGATGGGGGAAGTGGAGCAACTCGTCCTGGGGCGAGTTGCCTGGGGTACAAACGCCGCGCTCAGTACGGCTCCAGAGAGCGGGTGTGACGTACGCCGGCTACCGCGGAGCCGCGCCCACGGCGACCAGCTGGCCGTTCTGCAGCGCGA is a genomic window of Candidatus Binatia bacterium containing:
- a CDS encoding MFS transporter, producing IASGYPFVLWGSAMTAWLKEAGLTRSAIGVFGTVAAVYSLHFLWSPLVDRVRIPLLGRLGQRRGWILAMQIPLALCTLALSFFDPAQSVRSVGLLALAIAFFSATQDVAIDAYRVEIIPREETAKIAHASAFTTAGWWAGYGILGAVPFLLADRPGWTWNRIYVLLAAAWLPLMAAVFAVRESGQRRDRFDEAERSYEKALARYAAPGRWARFTAWLSVTLLEPLREFFARTGARLGIGVFLFLLLFKLGEAFLGRMAIVFYKEVGYTDAQIGTFSKFGTGLVTIAFSMLGGLLNARIGLIRGLYVGGLAMASSNLMFSWIALDAARVGHPSTGLLAAAIAVDGFTSAMSTVAFVAFISYLTSHTYTATQYALLAALGTLGRTVVSGASGFVVDALHGNWSLFFVITAVMVLPSLVLLLYVARLLRERALHWS